One Dioscorea cayenensis subsp. rotundata cultivar TDr96_F1 chromosome 17, TDr96_F1_v2_PseudoChromosome.rev07_lg8_w22 25.fasta, whole genome shotgun sequence DNA window includes the following coding sequences:
- the LOC120281337 gene encoding proline iminopeptidase translates to MDYGTKDYISGHWYSVPDLSLRDHRFSVPLDYSSLSDRIIVFAREVVSVGKEEKQLPYLLYLQGGPGFESPRPAEASGWMKRACEEYRVILLDQRGTGLSTPLTVSSLSQLGSATKLADYMKHFRADSIVNDAEFIRVRLVPDAEPWTILGQSYGGFCAVTYLSFAPKGLKSVLLTGGLPPIGNGCTADTVYKACFEQVLSQNEKYYKRFPQDIAVVCEVVNYLAKLEGGGALLPSGGILTPKGLQTLGLVALGSGGGFERLHFMFERVWDPILVPGAKKQISHYFLKAYESWIQFDTNPIYALLHEAIYCQGASSRWSAHKIRGEHEDIFDPIQAAKEARPVYFTGEMIFPWMFDEIHALRPFKETAHLLAEKQDWPPLYDVEVLNNNKVPVAAAVYYEDMYVNFNVAMETASQIAGIRLWVTNEFMHSGLRDGGPQVFDQLMGMLQGRKPWF, encoded by the exons ATGGATTATGGCACCAAGGACTACATCTCCGGCCACTGGTACTCCGTCCCCGATCTCTCTCTCCGGGATCACCGCTTCTCCGTCCCCCTTGACTACTCATCCCTTTCCGATCGGATCATCGTCTTTGCCCGGGAGGTCGTCTCAG TTGGTAAGGAAGAGAAACAATTACCATACTTGCTATACTTACAAGGGGGGCCAGGATTTGAGAGTCCTCGTCCAGCTGAAGCTTCTGGATGGATGAAGAGGGCGTGTGAAGAATATCGTGTTATTTTGTTAGATCAG CGTGGAACTGGTCTATCAACCCCTTTAACAGTCTCGTCTCTTTCGCAACTTGGATCTGCCACAAAGTTGGCTGACTACATGAAGCACTTTCGGGCAGATAGCATAGTGAATGATGCAGAGTTTATTCGGGTCCGTCTTGTACCAGATGCGGAACCTTGGACAATTTTAGGACAA AGTTACGGTGGCTTTTGTGCGGTTACCTATTTGAGTTTTGCTCCAAAAGGTCTCAAATCTGTTCTTTTAACTGGTGGTCTCCCTCCAATTGGAAATGGTTGCACTGCAGATACAGTGTACAAAGCTTGCTTTGAGCAGGTTCTTTCTCAAAATGAAAAGTATTATAAAAGATTTCCTCAGGACATTGCAGTTGTCTGTGAAGTGGTAAATTACCTCGCTAAACTCGAAGGTGGAGGG GCACTCCTTCCATCTGGAGGAATTTTAACACCAAAGGGGTTGCAGACTCTCGGACTTGTGGCTTTAGGATCTGGTGGTGGTTTTGAACGTTTGCATTTCAT GTTTGAACGAGTCTGGGATCCTATACTAGTTCCAGGGGCGAAGAAACAGATCAGTCACTATTTCTTGAAAGCT TATGAGAGCTGGATACAATTTGACACGAACCCAATCTATGCCCTACTTCACGAAGCCATATATTGCCAG GGTGCTTCATCGAGATGGTCAGCTCATAAAATTAGGGGTGAACATGAGGATATTTTTGATCCAATCCAAGCTGCAAAAGAGGCACGCCCTGTGTATTTTACTGGTGAG ATGATATTCCCATggatgtttgatgaaattcaTGCTCTAAGACCTTTCAAGGAAACTGCTCATTTGTTGGCCGAGAAGCAGGATTGGCCCCCATTGTATGATGTCGAagtactaaataataataag GTTCCAGTTGCTGCTGCTGTATATTATGAGGACATGTATGTTAACTTCAACGTCGCAATGGAAACAGCTTCGCAGATTGCTGGCATCAGGTTATGGGTAACAAATGAATTTATGCACTCGGGTCTTCGCGATGGAGGGCCGCAAGTTTTTGATCAACTGATGGGAATGCTTCAAGGGAGAAAACCTTGGTTCTGA
- the LOC120280129 gene encoding probable WRKY transcription factor 75 isoform X1: MELLEGDHQTPSSSSSQLHHYPSFSSPSLPLHHEHYYYYPSASMDINPNPNPNPNQEQELPLHCINEWAGLLSSNQIKNISEAEINDNVMESDHVQGEEGDPINYNNNNNNGGGCEDYKGKMIMEKKKKKRKSRPRFAFHTKSDDNILDDGYRWRKYGQKAVKNSIYPRSYYRCTQHTCNVKKQVQRHSRDKSIVVTTYEGVHNHPCEKLMETLSPLLKQIQFLSHF; the protein is encoded by the exons ATGGAACTCTTAGAAGGAGATCATCaaacaccatcatcatcatcatcccaacTTCACCATTATCCTTCCTTCTCTTCACCTTCTCTCCCACTTCACCatgaacattattattattatccctCTGCTTCCATGGATattaaccctaaccctaaccctaaccctaaccaaGAACAAGAACTACCATTGCACTGCATTAATGAGTGGGCAGGACTATTGTCTTCAAACCAGATCAAGAATATCAGTGAAGCAGAGATCAATGACAATGTGATGGAAAGTGATCATGTTCAAGGTGAAGAAGGTGAtcctattaattataataataataacaataatggtGGTGGTTGTGAGGATTATAAAGGGAAGATGataatggagaagaagaagaagaaaaggaagagcAGGCCAAGGTTTGCTTTTCATACAAAAAGCGATGACAATATCCTCGACGACGGCTATCGGTGGAGGAAGTATGGCCAGAAGGCTGTCAAGAATAGTATCTATCCAAG AAGCTATTACCGATGCACACAGCACACATGCAATGTGAAGAAGCAGGTTCAGCGACATTCGAGAGATAAAAGCATTGTTGTTACCACATACGAAGGTGTGCACAACCATCCGTGTGAGAAGCTGATGGAGACTTTGAGCCCTCTTCTCAAACAGATTCAATTCCTCTCGCACTTTTGA
- the LOC120280129 gene encoding probable WRKY transcription factor 75 isoform X2, which translates to MELLEGDHQTPSSSSSQLHHYPSFSSPSLPLHHEHYYYYPSASMDINPNPNPNPNQEQELPLHCINEWAGLLSSNQIKNISEAEINDNVMESDHVQGEEGDPINYNNNNNNGGGCEDYKGKMIMEKKKKKRKSRPRFAFHTKSDDNILDDGYRWRKYGQKAVKNSIYPSYYRCTQHTCNVKKQVQRHSRDKSIVVTTYEGVHNHPCEKLMETLSPLLKQIQFLSHF; encoded by the exons ATGGAACTCTTAGAAGGAGATCATCaaacaccatcatcatcatcatcccaacTTCACCATTATCCTTCCTTCTCTTCACCTTCTCTCCCACTTCACCatgaacattattattattatccctCTGCTTCCATGGATattaaccctaaccctaaccctaaccctaaccaaGAACAAGAACTACCATTGCACTGCATTAATGAGTGGGCAGGACTATTGTCTTCAAACCAGATCAAGAATATCAGTGAAGCAGAGATCAATGACAATGTGATGGAAAGTGATCATGTTCAAGGTGAAGAAGGTGAtcctattaattataataataataacaataatggtGGTGGTTGTGAGGATTATAAAGGGAAGATGataatggagaagaagaagaagaaaaggaagagcAGGCCAAGGTTTGCTTTTCATACAAAAAGCGATGACAATATCCTCGACGACGGCTATCGGTGGAGGAAGTATGGCCAGAAGGCTGTCAAGAATAGTATCTATCCAAG CTATTACCGATGCACACAGCACACATGCAATGTGAAGAAGCAGGTTCAGCGACATTCGAGAGATAAAAGCATTGTTGTTACCACATACGAAGGTGTGCACAACCATCCGTGTGAGAAGCTGATGGAGACTTTGAGCCCTCTTCTCAAACAGATTCAATTCCTCTCGCACTTTTGA